A portion of the Halobacillus ihumii genome contains these proteins:
- a CDS encoding two pore domain potassium channel family protein has product MVSIVVAFFILLLIAGSLRQLFASLEVEHRTFSVEIFFALLLLYTIVMVGFGIIYATLSYQGIIIFAHTSGVFPTEWITELARGVYFSGVTLFTVGYGDFMPIGWGRFVAVIEALVGYTLPAAIVAKVWQSSARDS; this is encoded by the coding sequence GTGGTCAGCATAGTTGTAGCTTTCTTCATTCTATTATTAATTGCTGGGAGCCTGCGACAATTGTTCGCTTCTCTAGAAGTAGAGCATCGAACATTTTCAGTCGAGATCTTCTTTGCTTTGCTTCTATTGTACACGATCGTGATGGTTGGATTTGGGATTATTTACGCGACTCTTTCTTACCAGGGGATCATTATTTTCGCGCATACGTCCGGCGTATTCCCCACAGAGTGGATCACAGAGCTTGCCCGTGGTGTTTATTTTAGCGGAGTTACTTTATTCACGGTAGGATATGGAGATTTTATGCCGATTGGATGGGGGCGGTTTGTTGCTGTTATTGAGGCGTTAGTCGGCTACACCTTACCAGCGGCTATTGTCGCAAAGGTATGGCAATCTTCTGCACGCGACTCCTGA
- the bcp gene encoding thioredoxin-dependent thiol peroxidase, with the protein MTVEAGQKAPEFELKANNGETVKLSDYRGKNVVLYFYPKDMTPGCTTEACDFRDQHENFAELDAVILGVSPDPVDSHKKFIDKHDLPFLLLADEDHKVAEDYGVWKLKKNFGKEYYGIERSTFIIDKEGNLAEDYRKVKVDGHVESALQYIRENLS; encoded by the coding sequence ATGACAGTAGAAGCTGGACAGAAAGCCCCTGAATTTGAATTAAAGGCAAATAACGGGGAAACCGTGAAACTTTCCGATTACCGTGGCAAGAATGTTGTGCTCTATTTTTATCCGAAAGACATGACACCAGGATGTACAACAGAAGCATGTGATTTCCGTGATCAACACGAAAACTTCGCAGAATTAGATGCCGTAATTCTTGGCGTAAGCCCAGATCCAGTCGACAGCCATAAGAAATTCATTGATAAGCATGATTTACCTTTCTTACTGCTTGCTGATGAGGACCATAAAGTAGCTGAAGACTATGGAGTATGGAAGCTGAAGAAAAACTTTGGCAAAGAATATTATGGAATTGAACGTTCGACTTTCATTATTGATAAAGAAGGCAACTTAGCTGAAGACTACCGAAAAGTAAAAGTGGACGGGCATGTGGAATCAGCGCTACAGTATATTCGTGAAAACCTATCGTAA
- a CDS encoding aminopeptidase, whose translation MRDTRLKELADVLLSHSLDVKPGEKVMVQGQTNTKPLIKELISGIHDRGALAFYELADDELMRMWISHAPKEVFAQTNTWKLEENKDIDAFVQIIGEENDAELSGVPAEQFQMAMKEMKPANEFVVQEKKWVLLNYPTKAAAQKAGMPFDDYVDYLLEVCTIDYKKMSQAQTELSTLLDNTKEVKITAEGTDLTFSIENIPSVICAGKRNIPDGEVYTAPIKDSVNGTIRFNTPSPYQGVVFRDITLTFENGKVVKAAADKTEELTKILDSDDGARYIGEFALGLNPVITEPMGDILFDEKIAGSLHLALGQCYDEAKNGNDSTVHWDMVLIQRPEYGGGQVYFDGELIRDNGLFVKEELLALNPDQLN comes from the coding sequence ATGAGAGATACGAGATTAAAGGAATTGGCTGACGTTCTACTATCCCATTCACTTGATGTGAAACCAGGAGAAAAGGTGATGGTGCAAGGTCAGACAAACACGAAGCCATTGATCAAAGAATTGATTTCAGGGATTCACGACAGAGGAGCACTTGCATTCTACGAGTTGGCAGATGACGAACTTATGAGAATGTGGATATCTCATGCACCCAAGGAAGTGTTTGCTCAAACGAATACATGGAAGCTTGAAGAAAACAAGGATATCGATGCTTTCGTACAAATTATTGGAGAAGAAAACGATGCCGAACTAAGCGGTGTTCCGGCCGAACAGTTTCAGATGGCTATGAAAGAAATGAAGCCAGCCAATGAATTTGTTGTACAGGAGAAAAAGTGGGTGCTGCTTAATTATCCTACGAAAGCAGCGGCGCAGAAGGCCGGTATGCCTTTTGATGACTATGTTGATTATTTATTAGAAGTCTGCACGATTGATTATAAAAAAATGAGTCAGGCCCAAACAGAATTATCAACGTTACTAGATAATACAAAAGAAGTAAAAATAACAGCGGAAGGAACGGATCTTACTTTTTCTATTGAAAACATTCCAAGCGTGATCTGTGCAGGCAAAAGAAATATTCCCGATGGTGAAGTGTACACAGCGCCTATTAAGGATAGCGTGAATGGCACGATTCGTTTTAACACACCGAGTCCTTATCAAGGTGTGGTGTTTCGCGATATCACGTTAACGTTTGAAAATGGAAAAGTCGTAAAAGCTGCCGCGGATAAAACAGAGGAACTTACTAAAATACTCGATTCCGATGACGGTGCCCGATACATTGGCGAGTTTGCCTTGGGACTTAATCCGGTCATTACCGAGCCGATGGGAGACATCCTTTTTGATGAAAAAATTGCCGGCAGCCTGCATTTAGCTTTAGGGCAATGCTATGATGAAGCCAAAAATGGCAATGATTCCACTGTTCATTGGGACATGGTGCTGATTCAGCGTCCTGAGTATGGCGGCGGTCAAGTGTACTTTGACGGAGAATTAATTAGAGATAATGGTTTATTCGTGAAAGAAGAACTGCTGGCTTTAAACCCAGATCAGCTCAACTAA
- a CDS encoding D-2-hydroxyacid dehydrogenase, with protein MKVVSVIKRVPEEIKNRLRNNFEQVEFHFCHGMEEGRPLLAEADVLITYGEDVTPEVIGEAVKLKWIMVLSAGMDKLPFEEIEKRNIVVTNVRGIHGKPMAEYALSMILQVYRQAKDLIESEHDREWNRSVTIREINGQTMVLLGTGSIAQETARIAQAFQIKTIGVSKSGKTKDYFDEALPVDRLEEALPQADLVVAVLPSTHETEHLLKEDHFELMPDHAVFLNMGRGDLVASDVILEAVRNGQISHAVLDVFEEEPLPEDHPFWEEKNITITPHSSGKSPQYIPRGFDLFEQNLQLFLNQDRDMKNFIDPKRGY; from the coding sequence ATGAAAGTTGTATCGGTTATTAAACGGGTTCCTGAAGAGATAAAAAATAGATTAAGGAATAACTTTGAACAAGTTGAGTTCCACTTTTGCCACGGAATGGAAGAGGGGAGACCGCTGTTAGCTGAAGCGGATGTCCTAATTACATATGGGGAGGACGTGACCCCTGAGGTGATAGGTGAAGCCGTAAAACTCAAGTGGATCATGGTACTTTCAGCCGGAATGGATAAACTGCCATTTGAAGAGATTGAGAAGCGGAACATTGTGGTAACGAATGTGCGGGGTATCCACGGAAAACCAATGGCTGAATATGCCCTGTCCATGATTCTGCAAGTGTATCGCCAAGCGAAAGATCTGATCGAATCAGAACATGATCGTGAATGGAACCGCAGCGTTACGATCCGAGAAATAAATGGGCAAACGATGGTGTTACTCGGAACGGGATCCATTGCCCAGGAAACAGCCCGGATCGCCCAGGCGTTTCAAATCAAGACAATTGGGGTATCTAAATCTGGAAAGACGAAGGACTATTTTGACGAAGCCCTTCCAGTAGACAGGCTGGAAGAAGCTTTGCCACAAGCTGATCTAGTGGTCGCGGTATTACCTAGCACACACGAAACCGAACATCTTTTAAAAGAAGACCATTTTGAGCTTATGCCTGATCATGCGGTTTTCTTAAACATGGGAAGAGGTGACCTAGTTGCTTCGGACGTGATTTTAGAGGCTGTAAGGAACGGCCAAATCAGTCATGCTGTGTTAGATGTATTTGAAGAAGAACCCCTCCCTGAAGATCATCCATTTTGGGAGGAAAAGAATATTACGATTACACCGCATTCATCAGGAAAGTCACCACAGTATATTCCGCGTGGATTTGACCTATTTGAACAAAACTTGCAATTATTTTTAAATCAAGATCGGGATATGAAGAATTTTATTGATCCTAAACGGGGGTATTAA
- a CDS encoding cob(I)yrinic acid a,c-diamide adenosyltransferase: MRIYTRSGDKGKTSLIYGDRVAKSDLRVEAYGTCDEANSAIGVALSHLIREKWEGKTEFLSSMQKIQTILFHVGAELATPKGKKVTWELKKEHIDELEQYIDEWDKDLAELNNFILPSGHEASAGLHMARTIVRRAERTAVALGDEVNTLVVSYLNRLSDLLFVAARYVNQHLGGKELPLHPDV; this comes from the coding sequence ATGCGTATTTATACAAGGTCAGGAGATAAGGGAAAGACTTCATTAATTTATGGAGATCGCGTGGCTAAGAGTGATCTAAGGGTAGAAGCGTATGGAACATGTGATGAAGCCAATTCAGCAATAGGTGTTGCCTTAAGCCACCTTATTCGTGAAAAATGGGAAGGAAAGACTGAGTTCCTTTCCTCTATGCAAAAAATACAAACGATCCTCTTCCATGTCGGGGCTGAGCTGGCTACACCTAAAGGGAAAAAAGTTACATGGGAATTAAAAAAGGAGCATATTGACGAGCTCGAACAATATATTGATGAATGGGACAAAGATTTGGCAGAGTTAAATAACTTTATTCTTCCTTCTGGGCATGAAGCGTCAGCCGGCCTGCATATGGCTCGTACGATCGTAAGAAGGGCAGAACGGACAGCTGTTGCGCTTGGAGATGAAGTCAACACACTTGTGGTCTCTTATTTAAACCGATTGTCCGACTTGCTTTTCGTAGCAGCGAGGTATGTAAATCAGCACTTAGGAGGAAAAGAATTGCCGCTGCACCCGGATGTTTAA
- the perR gene encoding peroxide-responsive transcriptional repressor PerR has translation MTVSEQRLQEAIDTLKSSGVRITPQRHAVLEYLLNAMTHPTADDIYKALESKFPNMSVATVYNNLRVFREIGLVRELTYGDSSSRFDCNTSDHYHIICETCGKIVDFHYPKLNEVEALAEQVTGFTVSHHRMEVYGTCSQCQAKSAH, from the coding sequence ATGACGGTGTCTGAACAACGACTGCAAGAAGCCATTGATACACTAAAAAGTTCTGGGGTCCGAATCACACCACAACGTCATGCGGTGCTTGAATACCTGCTGAATGCAATGACTCACCCGACAGCTGATGATATTTATAAAGCATTGGAGAGTAAGTTCCCAAATATGAGTGTCGCAACAGTGTATAACAACTTGCGCGTCTTCAGAGAAATTGGGCTTGTAAGAGAACTTACCTATGGCGATTCATCAAGCCGCTTCGATTGTAACACTTCTGATCACTATCATATTATTTGTGAAACATGTGGAAAGATCGTTGATTTCCACTATCCAAAGTTAAATGAAGTGGAAGCATTAGCTGAACAGGTGACTGGATTTACTGTAAGTCATCATCGCATGGAAGTTTACGGGACATGTTCACAATGTCAAGCTAAGTCTGCCCACTAG
- a CDS encoding YgzB family protein, which translates to MELKYTSKINKIRSFAFWLIFAGFGVMYIGLLFKETAWAMALFMILGMLFIGLSTVVYFWIGMLSTRTIQIVCPSCEKPTKMLGRVDACMHCKQPLTLDKSLEGKEFDEKYNSKRYKKQNAEHQS; encoded by the coding sequence ATGGAGTTAAAGTACACCAGTAAAATTAATAAAATACGTTCTTTTGCTTTCTGGCTTATATTTGCTGGTTTTGGTGTTATGTATATTGGGTTATTATTCAAGGAAACGGCCTGGGCTATGGCGCTCTTTATGATCCTCGGAATGCTATTCATTGGACTAAGTACAGTGGTATATTTTTGGATCGGAATGCTTTCGACAAGAACGATTCAAATTGTCTGTCCGTCCTGTGAGAAGCCAACGAAAATGCTGGGACGTGTAGATGCCTGTATGCATTGTAAACAGCCCCTTACATTGGACAAGTCACTTGAGGGGAAAGAATTTGATGAAAAGTATAATTCGAAGCGTTATAAAAAACAAAATGCAGAGCATCAATCATAA
- a CDS encoding nucleotidyltransferase-like protein codes for MEDILRPIYQERASQANTLGILLLEKKKPNSPVTDNFDVILFIIVKDAQEPWYVKHYEFDDQSAAMHIVDETLLQKWIDTSSYRRAVEWVINGSIVFERNDYVTDLKERLRTFPTHTRDLKKAIEFAKLIRSYSESKDLFESGQFLDAFSRMVHSLHYLARLAVIEKGFHPEVTVWNQVRRIEPEVYKLYQELIESKEDIDKRVQLMILAVEHAVSVRSRTSAKHLLMLMGKEGPWSFGELKIHPEIQEYALDLSSMVEYLVDKGLIEVVPQETKGANIYHRMYQAAPIR; via the coding sequence ATGGAAGATATATTACGCCCAATTTATCAAGAGAGGGCGAGCCAAGCTAATACATTGGGAATTCTTCTGTTAGAAAAGAAGAAACCAAACAGTCCGGTTACCGATAATTTTGACGTTATCCTATTTATTATTGTTAAAGATGCTCAGGAACCCTGGTACGTGAAGCACTATGAGTTCGACGACCAGTCTGCTGCGATGCATATTGTAGATGAAACTCTCTTGCAGAAATGGATAGATACAAGTTCTTATCGAAGGGCTGTCGAATGGGTGATCAACGGATCGATTGTTTTTGAGCGAAACGATTATGTTACAGATCTCAAAGAACGGTTAAGAACTTTTCCCACTCATACGAGAGATTTAAAGAAAGCTATTGAGTTTGCGAAACTAATTAGAAGCTATAGTGAATCAAAGGATTTGTTCGAATCCGGACAGTTTCTTGACGCATTTAGCCGGATGGTTCACTCACTGCATTATTTAGCACGGTTAGCGGTGATTGAAAAAGGATTTCATCCGGAAGTTACTGTATGGAATCAAGTGAGGAGAATTGAGCCGGAAGTTTATAAGCTTTATCAAGAACTTATTGAGAGTAAAGAGGATATTGATAAGCGAGTCCAGCTTATGATTCTCGCTGTGGAACATGCCGTTAGTGTCAGATCGCGAACTAGTGCGAAGCATTTACTTATGCTTATGGGGAAAGAGGGACCGTGGTCTTTCGGTGAGCTTAAAATACATCCGGAAATACAAGAATATGCACTTGATTTGTCTTCAATGGTAGAATATTTGGTAGACAAGGGACTTATAGAAGTTGTTCCCCAAGAGACAAAAGGGGCAAATATATACCATCGAATGTATCAAGCAGCCCCAATTCGTTAA